Within the Gracilinema caldarium DSM 7334 genome, the region AGAACTCTCCCTGGCCGGCGAGGTACGTCCCATCCGCCGGCTTGCATCCCGGATAAAAGCCGGCCGAGCCCTGTCCTTTACCCGATTTATCGGGCCAGCCCAGGAGCAGCGCCCCCGCCTGGATGAACTGGGACCGGGTGACTCAGACATGTATATCAGGGTTGCAGATATAAAAGCCGCTATTCAGGAATTAATGCATTAACCCCTCTAAAACTTGGCAATTCAATATAAAAAGTATATAAATACGAGAAATTAGATTACCAGGAAGTGATCCATGGGCCTTACTTTACCGCACATTTAAAAAACTGCTTGACGGCGATACAAAGATAGGCTAGTGTTTTAAAAGTAAAAGGGAATCTTTTGAAAATAGTACGAATGTGCAGGTCCCTAACCGGACTGCGGGATTACAATAATGTTGTTCGCCAGTTTCGCCTACCCCTTCTGTCTTGCACTGTGCTGTTAATTCCCGTACAAACTTTTGTATCCTCGTCCCTTTCGTAGAGAGGGCTGGAGAGGTCCATGGTTTCATGGAACCGTATAACAGCGCACCCGGACGCATTTCCGGGAGAAGGAATTTTCTCGATGGCCAAGAAACTTTACGTCGGCAATCTCTCGTACAACACTTCCGAAGACAGCCTCCGCAATCTGTTCTCCAATTTTGGAAGCGTTGCCTCTGCCAAGATCATTTTTGATCGTGAGACAGGTAACTCCAAGGGCTTCGGCTTTGTCGAAATGAGCACAGACGAAGAAGCCAGTGCTGCAATTGCAGGAACCAACGGTCGTGAGTTCGAGGGGCGGCAGCTCCGCGTAAACGAAGCTATGGACAAACCCCGCCGCGAACGGGATAACGGTGGTTATAACCGCTGGTAATACAGTACCTATAAACCTGAAAAGGACCGTACCTTTGGACGGTCCTTTTTTATTTATGTCTTTTTTGCCAATACAAATTGTTCAGCTCCCACCAATGCTCTTCCGGTCGGGATTACCAGCTTTACTTGTGGGTAAAAAAAAGCCGGTCTCAAACCGGCTTGTCGGTGTCCTGCCCCGTTGCCTCCCCTATTATGGGAAGGATCTGGGATGGACGTCACGCATCTCAGCGTTACTTATTGTCGCAAGTACAGTATCTCAAGATACTTACACGGCACATCTCTAAATAAACTGTCTCTGCTCGACCGGAAGATACCTAAAAGCATCCCCCGGTCATTTCCTTTTGGGTGGAGTTTCCATACAGGGCCCTCCCAAAAACCAGTGGCGGACAAACCACGTATTTTATCTTCTGTTACTACCATCCGGCAGAACAGAACCCTCTAATGAGCTAGCAGGTTATTTTTGCCAGCTATATTAAATTTACTACCAATTTTATAAAATGCAAGTATTTTTTTAAATTTAATCAAGATAACCACGACTCACCAGTTCAGACATAAGCTGCGTCAATGTATCAATATGAACATCTTCAGCTACACTAGCGAGGGTTTCCCGTAACTCTTCATAATCTTCCCGTGCAAGATCCATAGTAGTTTCATCAAACTCATGGACTATAAAGGCAGCTAAAAAACCGAGTTTAAGGTAATCAGGTACCATCTGATGAGCATAGGTATCTTTCCAATATTTAAATAATTCCTCAGAGCCCTGGAGTCCCAGAACTGGAGTTACTAAACTAGAGAAGGATATAAATAAGCGGTCTGTTTCAAGTCCTTCTTCCAAAAGTTCATGATTCTGAAAACGCTTGTTCAACTCAGATAAAAAATGTTCAACTGGTCGCATTGCATTACTATACAACATATGGCAAAGTTTGCAAATGGATGTAAGTAGTTCTTGACTTTTACGTGATTGGGCTCTAAACTTATGACTATGAACCTCAAGAGTGTACTTAACCGTGACACCGTTCGTCTCCACCTTAAGGGGACTACGAAAGAAGAGATAATTAACGAACTGCTGGATGTTCTCGTTCAGAGCGGAAAGATTAAAGATAGAGAGGCCGCTTTGTCAGCTATTATGGATCGGGAACGAAAAATGTCTACCGGGATGAAACATGGCATAGCTATTCCTCACGGGAAATCACCCACAGTCCATGAGCTCGTTGCCTGTATTGGTATATCCGATACACCGGTCGATTTTGATTCCCTTGACCACGAACCCTGTCGTATTTTCATTATGACCCTTTCGCCCATTGATAAAACTGGTCCTCATCTGCAATTTCTGGCAGAGGTTAGCCTCTTGTTTAAGAGCTCAGAAAAACGAGCTGAAATTCTTGCTGCAAAAACACCCGAAGAGGTACTCAAGGTCCTTATCGAATAGTTTTTCACGGTCAACAAAGAGGACTTGGGGACCCAATAAAAAAGGCACCGTCTATTTTTCCACAGACGGTGCCTTTTTTATAGTAAATATGGATTGTCTACCGATTATTTTATTTGCTTTAATGCATCCTGGGCAAGGGTTTTTACATAGTTTGTCCAATCCTGATATTCAACTGCTTGAAGCGCTGGGCGAGCAACCGCTTTTCCCATAGAACCCAGGGCAGGAATAATAGCCCGTACCAGTTGTTCATCTTCCTGAGTAATATTATTGGCCTTACGTTTTGCATTGAGAGCTAAAAGGAAGTTGGAAAGCAACCGAGCTGCATCATCAGTACCCATTGCAGCAAGGGCTGCAATAGAACCTAGCTTTTCCTCTGTATCAATACCTTCTTTATAAGACCGCTCCAGCAAGGGCAGAACTATAGCATCAGTGATCTGATAACGGCGAAGCATATCAATAGATAGTTTTCGGATATTCCCTAGAATAACCCGCTGTTTGACATCCATGGTAGCAGACCTCCAACCCTCTGTGAGCGCCACAACAGCAACCCGTGCTTTGGCATTGCTGGCGGCCTTTGAAGCTTCCATACGCTGAAGGGCGAGCAATTTTAGATCATAGGTATAAGCGCTCGATTTAATTAACTCAGAAAGAGGATTTTCAGGATTTTCAAGAATATAAGGTAGGGATTGCTCGGCTTGTTCACGAATCCGTTTATTGTACCAGCCTGTAGCGGCAAAAAAGACCGGTAAATATCCCGAAGGTTGTTGATATTTTTCCAAAGCAAGGATTGCACCATAGGCTATTTTTTCACCTGCTTCAGGATCAGTTACGGGCTTTAAATTTAAACTATACAATAATTTTTCAATATGCTCTGCATAGTCAGGGTGTCGCAATTTTCCCATCGCAATAAGTGCATCAGCTTTTACTAAGGGATTGGCAAAATTCTCAACAACCCGCCAGAGATCAACTGCTGCAGCGGTATATTTAGAGCTGCCTAATAATTGGGCCAATAGCCTGGCACACTGGTCCGCCGCTTCCCGATCTGCAGTAGTTTTAAGAGATGGATATTCTTGTAACAATTGGGAAAGGGCCTGTGTATATAGCGGCCCAGCACCATCAATACCTTGATCTGAAAGGCTTTTTAGAATCGCTAAACGCTCCTGCATACTGGTAGCCTGTTCATACAAAAAGGTATATACATCTATGCTTTCAGTAGCGAATACGAAAACACCACATAAAGCAATCAATACAAGAGTAAGAAAACGTTTCATGTCCTTTATCAACTCCGTTATTCGGCTATTCTGGTTTCAGTTCGAATAGTATATTCATATACAACTGTTTGCTTAGACTTTCCCTGAAGGTCTTCCACAGTTTTTTTAACAAGTTCTTTATATGGTCCATACTCATAGCTTATACGCTGTAATACTTGTCCACCAACATTGGTTCGCTCTTCCTTAACCAAAACCCCCTTTTCCCAATAGGATAGCTCTTTCCGAAGTAATGTTCCAAGACCATTAAAATAACTTACTTGATACAAATGCCCCTCGCTGTCATATTCATAGCTACTGGATCCATTCTTTTTACCCGTTGTATCATAAAGTTCCGCACTCTGAACTTTACCATTTTTATAGATATACTTTGTCTCAGCGACCTTGGAATTGTTTGCATCCTTTACAATCCAAAGGATTTTATTATTTTGGGCGTCATAAACATATTCAAAAGCTGAAACCAGTTTACCATTGGCATCATAGATAACTTCGGAGCTTAATAAGCCCGCAGGAGTATACATATAGGATCGCCGAGAAACAACCTTATCTTCCCGGTCTTTAATTGTTTTACCTACAAGTAAGTTCTTTTCATACACAAATTCTGTTGTTTCAAGTACTGCTCCAGAGGCAGAATATCTCCTTTGATTTTGTATATACTTCCAAGTATTATCCCAGGTAGTGATGGTATATTCATCCACAGAACCATCAGAAAATTTCGTAATTGATTTAATTTCTTTAGGTACTTGAATTTCAACAGTTCTTAATTTGCCGGAGACATTAACCTGAGATTTTTCTTGAACAGACCCCTTATCATCTTTTTGTATAACTTGATTTGTGGTACATGATAGAAAAAGAACACAAACACATGCGAGAACAACCCTATATTTCATGGAATATACCTCCTAAAAAACAGATACAATATGATATATTATAAGGGCTTTTTCAAGCATTCAAAGTAGAGGTAATAGTAATGTTTATTAAAGACAACAGGTTTATTGATAACCAAGGGCGCACCCTTTGGCTTCGGGGTTGCAATGTCAGTGGTAGTTCCAAAGTCCCCCTTGTTCCCAGGGGAGAAACCTGGCGTAGGGATTCACTGCAAAAACCTGACACCGTTTCCTTTGTGGGGCGACCTTTTCATCTGGAGACCGCCGATGAACACCTGGACCGGCTTGCTTCCTGGGGTTTCAATCTTATCAGGCTTATAGTTACCTGGGAAGCAATAGAACATGCAGGACCAGGTATTTATGATGAAGAATATTTGGCATACCTTAGAAAAATTGTAAAAAAATGTGAAGAACGGGGAATCTGGGTCTACATGGATCCCCACCAGGATGTCTGGAGCCGCTGGACCGGAGGCGATGGAGCCCCTGCATGGACTCTGGAAAAGGTTGGAATTCGCCTTGATCGCATTGGACCAACCGGAGCGGCGCTTACCCACCAAGAACTCGGGGATCCGATTCCGAAAATGATGTGGCCTACAAACTATAACCGCTATGCTGCAGCTACCATGTTTACCCTCTTTTTTGCAGGAAATACCTATGCTCCAGCATGTACCATAGACGGTCAGAGTGCTCAGGACTGGCTTCAGGAGCGATATATAGCAGCTTTCAGACACTGTTACCGAAGGCTTAAGGATTGCAAAGCCATAATTGGCTGGGGAGCCATGAACGAACCCCATCAGGGTTTCATTGGCTATCAGGACCTTACAGGTCTGAAAAACAATTCCATCGCCCTTGGACCAATACCTTCTGCATTTCAGGCTATGGCTGCTGCTTCAGGGTATCCCATGAGAATACCGGTTTACAAAACAGGGATTTTCGGCACCCGTATAACAGGTTTCGAAACCATAAATAATAGCGGCACTTCGCTTTTTCAGGAAGGTTTTACCTGTCCATGGAAACTCGCAGGGGTATGGGGAGAAGATCAGGGAAAGCCCGTGCTGCTTAAAAAAGATTACTTCGCTACCTATCAGAAACGCCCCGTGTGCTTTACCGAAGATTTCTTAAAACCCTTTATTAAAAAATTCCGGGAGCGAATGAACGAAGTAAACGTAGGTAGCTTTGTTTTTATAGAAGGAATACCCAATGGTGCCCACCCAAGCTGGCAAAAGGAAGACGGCACCGGTGCTGTACACGCGTTTCACTGGTACGATGGGGCGACTCTCTTTTCTAAAACCTTTAACCCCCATTTATCTGTAAGAGCAGATAATCGAAAATTGGTATTTGGGAAAAAGGCTGTTCTCAAGAGTTTTATAGATCAGCTTGCAGATGATATTCAGTGGGCCAAGGAGCACATGAATAATGCCCCCTGTCTGCTTGGTGAATTTGGCTTACCCTTCGATTTATTCAATAAAAAAGCCTATAAAACAGGCAACTATCACCGTCATATTGAGGCCCTTGATATGTATTATAAAGCTATAGAGAGCCTCTTTTTACATGCTACGATCTGGAATTATACCCCTGATAACACCCATGCACGAGGAGACGGATGGAATGACGAGGACCTCTCAATTTTTAGCGAGGGAAGTCCCAGAGCAATGGAAGGCTGGCATCGACCGTTTCCAAGGGCAATAGCAGGAACACCAGAGTTCTTTTCATGGAATTACAGGCGTAAAGAAGTCCAATTCATCTACAGGACCAGCACAAACGCAGAAGGACCTACGGAAATATATCTTCATACATCCCATGTGGGACAAGCCCCGAAGATTGAGGTGGCAGCTTTTCCCACAGACAGGCAAGAACTAGAGGCTCAAACCACAACAGAGGCCACACAGTATGCCTGGGATCGGGATAATAGTATACTGTATGTGATTCATCCAGAAAGACCAAGCCGTATCCTGGTTCACATTCAGGGCTGACGGAAGGCATTAAGTAGGGGGAACCGGACCGCAGCAAGACGGGACGGCCCTGCTTTTTGTTCAGCTGGCTTTACCCCACCCTCTACTATCACCCAGCGACTGGCTAGTTCCTGCTGAAAAAGTTCTTCTATACCGTTGCGGAATGTTTGGATACGGGAAACATAATCCAACGTAGATTTTGGAGTGCTGTCAGAACGGACCCGATTCGTTCCAGCATTATACATTGCAAGCCCAGCAACTTCCGAACCGGCCAAATCCAAACACCACCGTAAATGGGCAATCCCATAGCGGGCATTGAGATCAGGATTATAAAAATCTTCGACTTTTAAGTTTGGGAAGGATTTTGAATTAAGCTGAAATAAGCCCCGATCCTCACTGACCTTATTTTTATTATATGCCCGAATGTTATACTGGCTCTCTTCCCAGGCGAGCGCAAAGGCCAGGCTGGGTTCAATCTCAAATTCATCGGCATATTTTAGAATTATCTCCGCAACCTGCCGGTTATGGGTAATCGCTTCAAAAAAAGCTATAACCGATTCCTTGGAGTTCGGATCTCGATAAAGGGTAAGAATAACATCAATTTTATTTTGATGTACCTTAAGAATAGCATCCCGATATTCTTTAGGATGCAATGCGACCCACTCTGTTTTATCTTCAATTGAACCGAACACGTCAACTTTAGATGTATTAAAACAGTACCACGAAACACCAACCCCAAGCCCTAAAACAACAATGAGAATGGAAATAAGATATACCTTGCTTCGAATCATTCCTACAGAAATTCTCCATTTGGGATACCTACGATATACAACCGTACGATATACTATCGTTTGATGTAAAAGCTTGAAGTAACTTGCATTTTATTGATATTTCATGGCCGTGACAAGGACCCTGCAAGGCAGACCCTGCAGGGTTTATCAGGCTACAGGGACCTCTAAAAATCTAACCGAATTTTTAGAGGTGACTTTTTTTACTTTTTGATAGCTCGAACTCGGATGATTCCGTCTACCTGAGCAATACGCTCCAGCACATCCTGAGCGATTTCCTGTTCCGTATCGATGATATTATAGGCATATTTATCTTTATGATGGTTGATAAGGTCAGTAATATTGATGTTAGCTCCTGCAAGAATACTGGTAATCTGACCTACCATATTGGGAACATTTCGGTTAGCCACAAGGAGCCTGAAAGGCGAACGCTGTTCAAGACGGCAATGGGGAAAATTGACCGAGTTCTTGATATTTCCCGATTCGAGATAGTCCATCAGCTGCTGTACCGCCATAATAGCACAATTATCTTCTGCCTCAGGGGTGGAAGCTCCCAGATGAGGAATACATATAACCCGTTCATTGGCTAATAATTCTGCATTCGGGAAATCGGTGACATAGCAAGAAAGCTTGCCATCCTTGAGAGCCACTGACACATCCGCCTCATTTACAAGTCCACCTCGAGCCAGATTGATGATCCGGGCGCCCTTTTTCATCATTTTAATCCGATCCGCATTAATGAGTCCCTTGGTATCCTCCGTCAACGGCACATGAATAGTGACATAGTCGGCCTGTCTCAAGAGACTTTCTAATGTATCAGCCTTTTGTACCGTCCGAGAAAGACTCCATGCTGCATCTACCGAAATAAAGGGATCATATCCGATGACATGCATTCCTAGAGCAGTGGCATCGTTGGCGACCATAACACCGATTGCTCCAAGACCAATAACACCGAGAGTTTTCCCCTTCAATTCAGGCCCTTCGAACTGTGCCTTTCCCTTTTCTACTAGCTCCGGGACTTCATCTTTTTTATCGATGAGGGTTTTCGCCCAGGCTATACCTTCAATAATTTTTCGTGATGAAAGGAGGAAGGCTGCAATAGCCAGTTCCTTTACCGCATTAGCATTCCCACCAGGGGTGTTAAATACCACAATTCCCCGCTCACTGCATAACTCTAGAGGAATGTTATTTACCCCCGCACCCGCCCGGGCAATAGCCTTTACTGTTTCTGGAATTTCCACCTGATGCAGGTCTGCACTGCGAACCAGGATTGCATCGGGGTTTGGCAGATCCGAGGCTACTTCGTAGCGGTCCCGAGGAAAAAGCTCAAGCCCCAGGGGAGAAATTTTATTGGCTGTACGAATTCTAAACATCTATTAGCTCCTGTGGGCAGCTTCGAACTGCTTCATAAAATCGATGAGGGCGAGGACCCCCTCTTTTGGCATTGCATTGTAGATGCTGGCCCGCATACCACCGACCAGCCGGTGCCCCGCCAGGTTCACCAGACCAGAAGCGGCTGCTTCTTTAACAAATTGAGCTTCCAGATCCGCGTTGCCAATGACAAAGGGAATATTCATAAGACTTCGATCTTCCTTACGAATGGGCGAACGGAACAGCTTGGACTGGTCAAGGTAATCGTATAAAAGCGTAGCCTTTTCCCGGTTGCGCCGTTCAATCTCTGCGAGTCCCCCCTGCTCTTTCATCCAATCCAACACAAGACCGATGATATAAATCCCATAACAGGGAGGAGTATTGTACATAGACCCCTCTTTAGCATGAATTTCATAGCGCAGCATGGTCGGGATCCAATCAGGAACCTTTTTAATAAGATCTTCCCGAATAATCACCACCGTAACCCCTGCAGGCCCAAGATTTTTCTGGGCTCCGGCATACAGAAGGGCAAATTTTGACACATCGAGGGGTTCAGAAAGGATACAACTTGAGATATCCGCCACCAGGGGAACCGACCCGGTATTGGGAATCTTATTCCACTTGGTTCCGACGATGGTGTTATTCCAGGTGATATGATAATAAACATCCTCCGTATCAGGGGCTGGAGCTTCGGGAATATAGGAATAGGCCTTATCCTTAGAACTTGCAGCGACCCGAACTTCAGCATATTTAGAGGCTTCTTCAGCAGCTTTGCTAGCCCATACACCGGTGTCTACATAGGTTACCTTCTGCTTCTTTCCATCTTCTCTCACCGCAAGATTAAGAGGAATCATGGGAAATTGCAGGGAGGCTCCCCCCTGGAGAAACAGGACCTTATAATTGCCAGGAATTTCCATCAGTTCCCGGAGCATTGCCTCTGCATGGTCGATAATCGGTTTAAAATCCTTTGACCGGTGGCTCATCTCCATGACGGACTGACCAGTACCATTGGCATTGGTCATCTCTGCCGCTGCCCGTTCCAACACTGCTACAGGCAGCATGGAAGGCCCTGCCGAAAAATTGTACACCCGTTTGTTCATCGAAACCTCCTCATTATGAACATTGTATAGTGGCGCTGATCGCCCGTAATTCATCAACCACATTCACATTGCGGACATGAACCCCCTCGGGCACCTGTAAAACTACAGGCGCAAAATTAATGATGCCCTTAATACCCGCAGTTACCAACCGTTCTGCGGTTTTTTGGGCCTCTTCAGGGGGAACACAAAGCAAGGCCAGGGTAATCTGGAACCGAGATATAACTTCTCCCATTTTATAGGCAGGATACAGTGGCACAGGGGAATGAAGAATTTCTATCCGGTTTACACTGGAATCAAAGCCTGCGACCAGTTCATATCCTTCTTCACGAAAGACTGAATAATGAAGATAAGCAGAGCCGAGCCGCCCAAGACCTACCACACAGAATCGCTGGACCTTATCTAGCCCCAAAGTCGATTTAATTGCCGTTGCTAGTTTCTGTCGGTCATATCCGACAGGACTTGCGAAGGAACCTTCTATGTAGGAAATGTCTTTACGGATGGTGTTACTCGACCATCCGGTCCGGCTTTCAATTTCACTAGATGTTATAAACTGAACATCTAGATGATCTAATAAACGGGTTAAAGAAAGTAAACGTTCCACACTTGGTTCTGGTATTAGATTCAACAGCAAACCTCTCTGTTATTTTTTTCACAATCACTATAGCATCGAGTAATTCTACTGTCAACATGTTGCAAGCTCACTCTATTTGGATTATGATACAGCCATGCCAGCAAAACGGTTCACGGTTCTGGACCTTATCGATATTGATTTAAAGGAGCACAACTCCCTTAATCTCCGCTGTATTGGCGGCAGAAAGGGCCTGAACCGGGTTATCGCAATCCCAGACATTAACCGGCCGGGCCTTGCCCTTTCCGGTTTTTATGATGCCTTTGCCCACGAACGGATTCAAATCTTTGGCCGCGGTGAGGTTGCCTATCTTAAGAAACTGGCAGATGAAGGAAAAACTGAAACCATCGTACAAATGTTCAGTTATCCTATTCCATGTTGTATTTTCACCTATAATCAAACCCCGGACAGAAACTTTTTTGAAATTGCAGAGGCAGCTCAATGTCCCATTTTGCAGACCGACCTACCGTCTTCTGAATTTTCTTCCCGGCTTCTTCGTATCCTGAGCAACATTTTTGCGCCTCAAAAGAGTGTACATGGTGTATTAGTAGAAGTCTTCGGTCTCGGGATTCTCATTCTTGGGGACTCAGGTGTCGGAAAAAGCGAAGCGGCCCTGGAGCTCATTGAACGGGGACATCGGCTTGTGGCGGATGATGTGGTAGAAATCCGTTGTATGAACGGAAATATTCTCATGGGCTCTGGAGCCAACAAAATCATAGGCCACCATATGGAAATACGGGGTCTGGGGATCATCAATATTACCCATCTTTTTGGAGTCGGTGCAATCCGTGATAAGAAACAAATCCAACTAGTGGTGGTACTGGAGGAATGGAATTCCGAAAAGATGTATGATCGACTAGGAACCCAGGAACAAACTATGGAAATACTTGGGGTTCAGGTACCTAAACTGGAAATCCCCGTTAAGCCAGGAAGAAATATTCCCATTATTATAGAGACCGCGGCAATGAATGAACGGCTTAAGAAAATGGGATACTTTTCTGCCAAAGAATTTAACCAGAACATTCTTAAATGGATAGAAAGCGATTCTGCCCGTTCGGTCTATTTCGGGCAGGAAGATTTTATATAGACAAAGGATTTTTCTATGGTAGAACAGATGGTCACTATTAAAAATCGTGCCGGGATTCATGCCCGGCCTGCGGCATTACTTGTTCAGACTGCCAGTAAATTTAAATCCAAAATATATATTGAAAAAGAAAGTGACCGTATCAATGGGAAGTCTATCATGGGAATCATTACCCTGGGTGCTGGGTATGATACGAATCTCAAACTGATCGCCGATGGCGAAGATGAACAAGATGCACTACAAGCTCTGGTTCATCTCTTTGATTCAAAGTTCGAAGAAGATTAAAGGCTTTGTCCCGTTTTGATGCACAACAGAGAACAACAACCCTAACTATACCAGCCCTTTTTTTTATTTATACCATAGTCGGAATTCTGGTATTAGTTTTTTCTTCCAATCTTTTTACTCAATATGTACAACAGCAAAGCTTTTCTTTCTCACTGTTTATTATTGTTTTTAC harbors:
- a CDS encoding RNA recognition motif domain-containing protein, with translation MAKKLYVGNLSYNTSEDSLRNLFSNFGSVASAKIIFDRETGNSKGFGFVEMSTDEEASAAIAGTNGREFEGRQLRVNEAMDKPRRERDNGGYNRW
- a CDS encoding PTS sugar transporter subunit IIA, which translates into the protein MNLKSVLNRDTVRLHLKGTTKEEIINELLDVLVQSGKIKDREAALSAIMDRERKMSTGMKHGIAIPHGKSPTVHELVACIGISDTPVDFDSLDHEPCRIFIMTLSPIDKTGPHLQFLAEVSLLFKSSEKRAEILAAKTPEEVLKVLIE
- a CDS encoding cellulase family glycosylhydrolase — its product is MFIKDNRFIDNQGRTLWLRGCNVSGSSKVPLVPRGETWRRDSLQKPDTVSFVGRPFHLETADEHLDRLASWGFNLIRLIVTWEAIEHAGPGIYDEEYLAYLRKIVKKCEERGIWVYMDPHQDVWSRWTGGDGAPAWTLEKVGIRLDRIGPTGAALTHQELGDPIPKMMWPTNYNRYAAATMFTLFFAGNTYAPACTIDGQSAQDWLQERYIAAFRHCYRRLKDCKAIIGWGAMNEPHQGFIGYQDLTGLKNNSIALGPIPSAFQAMAAASGYPMRIPVYKTGIFGTRITGFETINNSGTSLFQEGFTCPWKLAGVWGEDQGKPVLLKKDYFATYQKRPVCFTEDFLKPFIKKFRERMNEVNVGSFVFIEGIPNGAHPSWQKEDGTGAVHAFHWYDGATLFSKTFNPHLSVRADNRKLVFGKKAVLKSFIDQLADDIQWAKEHMNNAPCLLGEFGLPFDLFNKKAYKTGNYHRHIEALDMYYKAIESLFLHATIWNYTPDNTHARGDGWNDEDLSIFSEGSPRAMEGWHRPFPRAIAGTPEFFSWNYRRKEVQFIYRTSTNAEGPTEIYLHTSHVGQAPKIEVAAFPTDRQELEAQTTTEATQYAWDRDNSILYVIHPERPSRILVHIQG
- a CDS encoding transglycosylase SLT domain-containing protein; this encodes MIRSKVYLISILIVVLGLGVGVSWYCFNTSKVDVFGSIEDKTEWVALHPKEYRDAILKVHQNKIDVILTLYRDPNSKESVIAFFEAITHNRQVAEIILKYADEFEIEPSLAFALAWEESQYNIRAYNKNKVSEDRGLFQLNSKSFPNLKVEDFYNPDLNARYGIAHLRWCLDLAGSEVAGLAMYNAGTNRVRSDSTPKSTLDYVSRIQTFRNGIEELFQQELASRWVIVEGGVKPAEQKAGPSRLAAVRFPLLNAFRQP
- a CDS encoding phosphoglycerate dehydrogenase; protein product: MFRIRTANKISPLGLELFPRDRYEVASDLPNPDAILVRSADLHQVEIPETVKAIARAGAGVNNIPLELCSERGIVVFNTPGGNANAVKELAIAAFLLSSRKIIEGIAWAKTLIDKKDEVPELVEKGKAQFEGPELKGKTLGVIGLGAIGVMVANDATALGMHVIGYDPFISVDAAWSLSRTVQKADTLESLLRQADYVTIHVPLTEDTKGLINADRIKMMKKGARIINLARGGLVNEADVSVALKDGKLSCYVTDFPNAELLANERVICIPHLGASTPEAEDNCAIMAVQQLMDYLESGNIKNSVNFPHCRLEQRSPFRLLVANRNVPNMVGQITSILAGANINITDLINHHKDKYAYNIIDTEQEIAQDVLERIAQVDGIIRVRAIKK
- the serC gene encoding 3-phosphoserine/phosphohydroxythreonine transaminase, with the protein product MNKRVYNFSAGPSMLPVAVLERAAAEMTNANGTGQSVMEMSHRSKDFKPIIDHAEAMLRELMEIPGNYKVLFLQGGASLQFPMIPLNLAVREDGKKQKVTYVDTGVWASKAAEEASKYAEVRVAASSKDKAYSYIPEAPAPDTEDVYYHITWNNTIVGTKWNKIPNTGSVPLVADISSCILSEPLDVSKFALLYAGAQKNLGPAGVTVVIIREDLIKKVPDWIPTMLRYEIHAKEGSMYNTPPCYGIYIIGLVLDWMKEQGGLAEIERRNREKATLLYDYLDQSKLFRSPIRKEDRSLMNIPFVIGNADLEAQFVKEAAASGLVNLAGHRLVGGMRASIYNAMPKEGVLALIDFMKQFEAAHRS
- a CDS encoding redox-sensing transcriptional repressor Rex; the encoded protein is MLLNLIPEPSVERLLSLTRLLDHLDVQFITSSEIESRTGWSSNTIRKDISYIEGSFASPVGYDRQKLATAIKSTLGLDKVQRFCVVGLGRLGSAYLHYSVFREEGYELVAGFDSSVNRIEILHSPVPLYPAYKMGEVISRFQITLALLCVPPEEAQKTAERLVTAGIKGIINFAPVVLQVPEGVHVRNVNVVDELRAISATIQCS
- the hprK gene encoding HPr(Ser) kinase/phosphatase; the encoded protein is MPAKRFTVLDLIDIDLKEHNSLNLRCIGGRKGLNRVIAIPDINRPGLALSGFYDAFAHERIQIFGRGEVAYLKKLADEGKTETIVQMFSYPIPCCIFTYNQTPDRNFFEIAEAAQCPILQTDLPSSEFSSRLLRILSNIFAPQKSVHGVLVEVFGLGILILGDSGVGKSEAALELIERGHRLVADDVVEIRCMNGNILMGSGANKIIGHHMEIRGLGIINITHLFGVGAIRDKKQIQLVVVLEEWNSEKMYDRLGTQEQTMEILGVQVPKLEIPVKPGRNIPIIIETAAMNERLKKMGYFSAKEFNQNILKWIESDSARSVYFGQEDFI
- a CDS encoding HPr family phosphocarrier protein, coding for MVEQMVTIKNRAGIHARPAALLVQTASKFKSKIYIEKESDRINGKSIMGIITLGAGYDTNLKLIADGEDEQDALQALVHLFDSKFEED